One Cryptomeria japonica chromosome 9, Sugi_1.0, whole genome shotgun sequence genomic window carries:
- the LOC131075708 gene encoding uncharacterized protein LOC131075708 — protein sequence MYEDVTDVGMVVEYTQYFLTHRFPRFTGTREMISALEEVDDDYQGRGDRGGRRGRGRRGGRIIVGGVVGYGQGGGGGQAGGGYEGGVVRGRGGVVRGRGGRWRMGGIGWSGPLQAENVASMGVKEGSHSDGSNEEIGDYSDEDTESEVVGGGVGFMGLEGIAVEYEDLHDEY from the coding sequence ATGTATGAGGATGTAACGGATGTAGGGATGGTTGTGGAATATACGCAATACTTTTTGACACATAGGTTCCCTCGATTCACAgggacaagagagatgatttcTGCACTAGAAGAGGTTGATGATGATTATCAGGGCAGAGGTGATAGAGGTGGAAGGAGGGGTAGAGGGAGGAGAGGTGGTAGGATTATTGTGGGTGGCGTAGTTGGATATGGTCAGGGAGGAGGTGGTGGCCAAGCAGGAGGAGGATATGAGGGAGGAGTGGTGAGGGGTAGAGGAGGAGTGGTGCGAGGTAGAGGAGGAAGATGGAGGATGGGTGGCATTGGGTGGAGTGGACCATTGCAGGCAGAGAATGTTGCTTCCATGGGGGTTAAGGAGGGATCACATAGTGATGGATCTAACGAGGAGATAGGTGATTATTCTGATGAGGATACAGAGTCTGAGGTGGTTGGTGGAGGAGTAGGTTTTATGGGATTGGAGGGTATAGCAGTGGAGTACGAGGATctacatgatgaatactaa